GCTGACAAAGCTACCTTCAAGGCGAATGCAAAAAAATACATCGCTTCACTGGACGATCTCAATACTTTGATCAACAAGTTGAAGTCGAAAGTAAATGGCCAACTCGTTGATGTCTCCGAACCTGTCTTTGGCTACGCGCTCGATTATCTGGGCTACAAAGTCAATGACGATCACTTCTCGAAGTCAACCGAAGACGGCACAGACTACAGCGCAAAAGATATCCATGGTATCGAAACCGATATTAAGGAAAAGAAAATTGCCTTCTTTGTCAATAACATCCAAGCAAGCTCAAAGACTGTCAATCAACTCGTCAAATTAGCTGAACAAAATAATGTGCCGGTTTTGAAAGTGACCGAGACATTACCTAAAGGCAAAAACTATCGGACTTGGATGACCAGCCAATACCAGCAACTTGAAAAAATTCAGGATCAAGCAACGAACAGCGCAAAATAGCATCACTTCTGGTCACAGGGGTTTATCATTCCCCCAATGTTTCGGCAAAGCTCACCCTCTGTCGAAGTTTCGTTAATTGCTTTGATGACAAGATAAACCATATGCCCGGGCCAACAACACCGGACAGCACTTGACCAGAAGGAAGCCCGCGAAGAAATTCGCGGGCTTTTTTGATCGTTCCGCCACAAATACCGGTGTTACAATAAAACTGTATTGGGAACAAGAAAGGAAGATTCAAATGGCAAATGTCATGATCTTAGGCGCACACGGGCAAATTGCAACGTTGGCGCGGCATCAGTTGCTGAAAGAAACCGATCATCACCTGAGTTTGTTTCTACGCAATGCCGGGCGGCTGCAAGACGTCAATCCGCAACGGGAGACGGTGATTGACGGGGATGTCACCGACACTGCCAAGTTGACCAAGGCGCTTGCTGGCATTGACGTTGTCTATGCCAACCTTGGCAACAAGGGAATTGAAGATCAGGCAAAATCCGTCGTGAAAGCGATGGATGCTGCAGGTGTGAGTCGATTGATTTGGATTTCGACGTTGGGAATTTACGATGAAGTCCCGGGCGCTTTTGGCAAGTGGAATCATCAAATGCTTGATGGTGGTTATCTTGAAACCTACGCCGCAGCCGCCAAAGTCATTGAAAATTCTGACTTAAAATATACGATCATTCGGCCAGCTTGGCTTTCCAATAAAAACATTGTCAGTTATGAATTAACGGAAAAAGGCGAGCCATTTAAGGGCACAGAAGTCTCCCGGCGCAGCATCGCTGACTTCGTCGTCAAGCTGATTAACGATCCAAGCAAACACATCGGTGCTTCACTTGGCATTGACCAACCTAACACCCAAGGCGATAAACCTTCCTTCTATTAAAGTAACCAGTCATCGGCCAAATCAAAAAGAGTTTATTTCCGTGTTCATCACTGGGAAATAAACTCTTTTCTGTTGCCATGCCCTTTACTTGGCTATCAAAGTAGTATCTTTTTAAACTCAATCAAACTTTGCCATCCAGTGACTAGCCGTATGTGCGTCAAATGCCATCTCAATGTCGGCCGGCAAATTGCGTTGTAGCGATAAGGGCACCTGAAGCGCTTGTTCTCGCGTAAAAAGTTGAACCTTTGCAGTTTCGATCCCGCTTTTTAACGCACGATTCTCCGGTAGACAAGCAATGAACATTTTGTACACATCTTGCGAACTTTGCTTGGCATAGGCGTGCTTACGTAGTGCCCGAACTGCCAGTAATTGTTGCGGTTTCACGGTTAAGCCGGCCTCTTCACGGGTTTCTTTTACAGCAATTTCACCCGCACTATAACCCAAATCCGCCCAACCACCGGGGATGGACCATGTACCGCCCGCTCGTTCCTGAACCAGCAATAGTTGATCCTCAATAAAGGTAACCGCACGAACATCAACTTTGGGCGTCACATAGCCAAAATCCGCATCGACAAATAACTTTGCTTGCTGGTCACTGGCACCAAGCTTTATTGCCAGCTTAGTCGTCACGTCAGCCAGTTCTGTATAACGCTGCTGATCAAAAACATCCTTTGCGTAATAGTTACCCGTCTGTGCAATTGCCTGCAACTTGGCCAGCAAAGTATTCAAATCATCTTGATAGGGTGCCAAACGATCGCCTCCTCACGTCCAACCTAACAAATCAGCGCGCCATCACCTATCACAACACTGTCGATTTGAAAAAGTCTTACGTTTCAGGTCGCCTGACGCTGTGTAACAAAAAAAGCAGTCATCAACTGCCTTTTGCGATCCTATGTAACTTGATTGTTACTTCGAGCTTCCGCTATTTGTCACCGCTTGCTGATTGTTCGCATAGTTGCGCACGGATTCCGGAACTTGACCGCCGAAAGACTGTTGACCAATACTGACGGCCTGCTTAAAGAAAGCTTGAGCGCTTGACTGATAGCCTTTTCCATCATTGTTAATAACGGCTGTCAACACGTCACTTGATTGCTTGGCATAATCAACCAATGTCTTTGCCAAGGCATCATCCCCTGAATCCTGTGACTTGTTATTATCCAATTCCAGCCGGATCTTATCAAGTTTAGAGAGACTAGCTTTAGCCGACTGACTGAGGGTTTTGTTATCACTTTGCAGTGAGACCTCTGTCATCGTTTTCATCACCAAGTCAGAAATGGTCGTATACTGTTTCTGCAAAGTCTGCTTGGTAAAATGGTTCACCTTAATCATCGTCGACCCAGTCGAGCTA
This genomic window from Lacticaseibacillus paracasei subsp. paracasei contains:
- a CDS encoding SDR family oxidoreductase gives rise to the protein MANVMILGAHGQIATLARHQLLKETDHHLSLFLRNAGRLQDVNPQRETVIDGDVTDTAKLTKALAGIDVVYANLGNKGIEDQAKSVVKAMDAAGVSRLIWISTLGIYDEVPGAFGKWNHQMLDGGYLETYAAAAKVIENSDLKYTIIRPAWLSNKNIVSYELTEKGEPFKGTEVSRRSIADFVVKLINDPSKHIGASLGIDQPNTQGDKPSFY
- a CDS encoding NUDIX hydrolase N-terminal domain-containing protein: MAPYQDDLNTLLAKLQAIAQTGNYYAKDVFDQQRYTELADVTTKLAIKLGASDQQAKLFVDADFGYVTPKVDVRAVTFIEDQLLLVQERAGGTWSIPGGWADLGYSAGEIAVKETREEAGLTVKPQQLLAVRALRKHAYAKQSSQDVYKMFIACLPENRALKSGIETAKVQLFTREQALQVPLSLQRNLPADIEMAFDAHTASHWMAKFD